In Terriglobia bacterium, the following proteins share a genomic window:
- a CDS encoding efflux RND transporter periplasmic adaptor subunit: MTDAKKVLLLSLAGPFLWLAGCGPAEKPRAAAPETLRGVALIAVQAVPVSDVLEAVGTVQAAQSSTISSQISGTITQIRAQEGTRVKKGQVLAVLDDAQPRASLASAQAALAAAEQQAKLAEVDDQLAAATLRRYQTLYEKKSLSAQEFDEFKARREAAAARSEQAQAGAAQARAMLREAQIALEHSLLRAPFDGVVTAKRADAGTLAAPGTPLFVLEDTRGFRLEATVGETEIQLVRAGQKVPVVLDALGAAPLAGRVSEIVPAADPRSRTFTVKVTLPADARLHSGLFGRALIARGKRSAIVLPAAAIVERGQLQAVYVIGADGIAALRYVTAVAAGAEQKEVLSGLAEGERVAAHPGQQELAGKRIEVAR; the protein is encoded by the coding sequence ATGACGGACGCAAAGAAGGTGTTGCTGCTCTCCCTGGCGGGGCCTTTCCTGTGGCTCGCGGGCTGCGGGCCGGCGGAAAAACCGCGGGCCGCCGCGCCGGAGACGCTGCGCGGTGTGGCCCTGATCGCGGTGCAGGCGGTCCCGGTCAGCGATGTGCTGGAGGCCGTGGGCACGGTGCAGGCGGCGCAGAGCAGCACGATTTCCAGCCAGATCAGCGGCACGATCACGCAGATTCGCGCGCAGGAAGGCACGCGCGTCAAGAAGGGGCAGGTCCTGGCGGTGCTGGACGACGCGCAGCCGCGCGCCAGTCTGGCCAGCGCGCAGGCCGCGCTGGCAGCCGCGGAACAGCAGGCCAAGCTGGCGGAGGTGGACGACCAGCTGGCCGCGGCGACGCTGCGGCGCTATCAGACGCTGTACGAAAAGAAATCGCTGAGCGCCCAGGAGTTCGACGAGTTCAAGGCGCGGCGCGAGGCGGCCGCGGCGCGGAGCGAACAGGCCCAGGCAGGCGCGGCACAGGCGCGGGCCATGCTGCGCGAGGCGCAGATCGCGCTGGAGCACTCCCTCCTGCGCGCGCCCTTCGACGGCGTGGTGACGGCGAAGCGTGCGGATGCCGGCACGCTGGCAGCGCCCGGCACACCGCTCTTCGTCCTGGAAGATACACGGGGCTTCCGGCTGGAGGCCACGGTCGGGGAGACCGAGATACAGCTGGTGCGCGCGGGGCAGAAAGTTCCGGTGGTGCTCGATGCGCTGGGGGCGGCGCCGCTCGCCGGCAGGGTGAGCGAGATCGTGCCCGCGGCGGACCCGCGGAGCCGCACGTTCACGGTGAAGGTAACGCTGCCGGCGGATGCGCGGCTGCACTCGGGACTTTTCGGGCGGGCCCTGATCGCGCGCGGGAAGCGCAGCGCGATCGTGCTGCCTGCCGCGGCCATCGTGGAGCGCGGCCAGTTGCAGGCCGTGTACGTGATCGGCGCGGATGGAATCGCCGCGCTGCGCTACGTGACCGCGGTAGCCGCCGGCGCGGAGCAGAAGGAAGTGCTCTCCGGGCTGGCGGAGGGCGAGCGCGTGGCCGCGCATCCGGGCCAGCAGGAGCTGGCGGGCAAGCGCATCGAGGTGGCGCGATGA
- a CDS encoding efflux RND transporter permease subunit, with protein MTDAGTTGRHGLGLAGGIARAFLQSKLTPLIVIGALLAGALGLLLTPREEEPQIVVPMLDVFVQMPGASPAEVQERASIPMEKLLRDLPGVEYVYSISRPGQSLVIVRFYVGEKEEDAIVRTYNKLYANFDRIPPGASPPLIKVRSIDDVPILALTLWGEHYDGYRLRQVAGELEHALKQIENVSETKILGGQARQVRVVLDTQRLAAHGLTPETVVNQLGAANSRQRSGSFAQGNQQIEVDAGKFLATVEELKQVVVGVSGGRPVYLRDVAARIEDGPAEATQYALYGNGAGAAKSAVAGEFPAVTITVAKRRGTNATVISAEALAKVQALRGTLLPADLQVSVTRNYGETAKDKSDELLKHLFLATLSVTLLIALVLGFRESGVVLLAVPVTLALTLAIFYFFGYTLNRVTLFALIFSIGILVDDAIVVVENMVRHFRLPENAGRPLPDVAVEAVNEVGNPTILATFAVIAAILPMAFVRGLMGPYMRPIPVGASAAMLFSLLVAFVVSPWAALRLLRHSGEPAEAQHEKEGWTTRLYRRLMNPLIANPRRRWAFLGGVVVLLLAAVAFFPLKWVRVKMLPFDNKNEFQVIVDMPDGTTLEQTTRVAQALGTSLAREPEVVNYQIYAGTSGPYNFNGLVRHYFLRQGANQADLQVNLLPRSERSAQSHEIARRVRPKLVQIAAPFGARIKVAEVPPGPPVLSTLVAEVYGPDPQRRLQLAAQIKKIFEQSPGVVDVDWMVEDPQTKYELETDLDKAALHGVSSAVVAQTLHIALSGEEAGLLHDAKSREDVPIEVRLSRGDRSSIEALEDLRVAGADGRMVALRDVTHRRKTTIDRSLYRKNLRDVVYIIGDVAGAEESPVYAILAMNQAIEKIQLPEGYRVERYTATQPPNPNRYAMKWDGEWHITYEVFRDLGLAFAAVLVLIYVLVVGWFGSFKTPLVIMAPIPLTLVGILPAHALLGAFFTATSMIGFIAGAGIIVRNSIILVDFIELRRAHGMPLEQAVVDAGAVRFRPMLLTAAAVVVGASVILFDPIFQGLAISLMAGEVASTLLSRMTVPVLYYLSQKGAQA; from the coding sequence ATGACGGATGCAGGCACGACCGGGCGGCATGGGCTGGGCCTGGCCGGGGGCATCGCCCGCGCCTTCCTGCAGTCCAAGCTGACGCCGCTCATCGTCATCGGAGCGCTGCTGGCGGGAGCGCTCGGGTTGCTGCTGACGCCGCGGGAAGAAGAGCCGCAGATCGTTGTGCCCATGCTGGACGTGTTCGTGCAGATGCCGGGAGCGTCCCCGGCGGAAGTGCAGGAACGCGCGAGCATTCCGATGGAAAAGCTGCTGCGCGATCTGCCGGGTGTCGAATACGTCTATTCGATCAGCCGGCCGGGGCAGAGCCTGGTGATCGTGCGTTTCTACGTCGGGGAAAAAGAAGAAGACGCGATTGTCCGGACATACAACAAGCTGTATGCGAATTTCGACCGCATCCCGCCGGGGGCTTCGCCGCCGCTGATCAAGGTGCGCTCGATCGACGACGTGCCGATACTCGCGCTGACGCTGTGGGGCGAGCACTACGACGGGTACCGTTTGCGGCAGGTGGCGGGCGAGCTGGAACATGCGCTCAAACAGATCGAGAACGTCTCGGAAACAAAGATCCTGGGCGGGCAGGCGCGGCAGGTGCGCGTGGTGCTGGATACGCAGCGCCTGGCGGCGCACGGGCTGACGCCGGAAACCGTCGTGAACCAGCTCGGGGCGGCCAACAGCCGGCAGCGCAGCGGAAGCTTCGCGCAGGGCAACCAGCAGATCGAAGTGGATGCGGGAAAGTTTCTCGCCACCGTGGAAGAGCTGAAGCAGGTGGTGGTGGGCGTGAGCGGCGGACGGCCCGTCTATCTGCGAGACGTGGCGGCGCGCATCGAGGACGGTCCTGCCGAAGCCACGCAGTACGCGCTCTACGGCAACGGAGCGGGGGCTGCGAAAAGCGCGGTGGCGGGCGAATTCCCCGCGGTAACCATCACCGTAGCCAAGCGCCGCGGCACGAACGCCACGGTCATCTCCGCCGAGGCCCTGGCCAAGGTGCAAGCGCTGCGCGGCACGCTGCTGCCGGCGGACCTGCAGGTCAGCGTGACGCGCAATTACGGCGAAACGGCCAAGGATAAATCGGACGAGTTGCTGAAGCACCTGTTCCTCGCGACCCTTTCGGTAACCCTGCTGATCGCGCTGGTGCTGGGGTTCCGCGAGTCCGGGGTAGTGCTGCTGGCGGTGCCGGTCACGCTGGCGCTGACCCTGGCGATTTTCTACTTCTTCGGCTACACCCTGAACCGCGTCACGCTCTTCGCGCTGATTTTTTCCATCGGCATCCTGGTGGACGACGCCATCGTGGTGGTGGAGAACATGGTGCGCCATTTCCGGCTGCCGGAGAACGCCGGACGGCCGCTCCCGGACGTAGCCGTGGAGGCGGTCAATGAGGTCGGCAACCCCACGATCCTGGCGACCTTCGCGGTGATCGCCGCGATTCTGCCCATGGCCTTTGTGCGCGGGCTGATGGGGCCGTACATGCGGCCGATTCCCGTGGGGGCTTCGGCGGCAATGCTGTTTTCGCTGCTGGTGGCGTTCGTGGTGTCGCCGTGGGCGGCGTTGCGGCTGCTGCGCCACTCCGGCGAGCCGGCGGAGGCGCAGCATGAGAAAGAGGGCTGGACGACGCGGCTTTACCGGCGGCTGATGAACCCGCTGATCGCGAATCCGCGGCGGCGCTGGGCGTTTCTCGGCGGCGTAGTGGTGCTGCTGCTGGCGGCGGTGGCCTTCTTCCCGCTGAAGTGGGTGCGCGTGAAGATGCTGCCCTTCGACAACAAGAACGAATTCCAGGTGATCGTGGACATGCCGGACGGCACAACGCTGGAGCAGACCACGCGTGTGGCGCAAGCGCTGGGAACGTCTCTCGCCAGAGAGCCCGAGGTGGTCAACTACCAGATCTACGCCGGCACTTCCGGGCCGTACAACTTCAACGGGCTGGTACGGCACTATTTTTTGCGCCAGGGAGCAAACCAGGCGGACCTGCAAGTGAACTTGCTGCCGCGGAGCGAACGCAGCGCGCAGAGCCACGAGATCGCGCGGCGCGTGCGGCCCAAGCTGGTGCAAATCGCGGCGCCGTTCGGGGCGCGCATCAAGGTGGCGGAGGTGCCGCCGGGCCCCCCGGTGCTTTCCACGCTGGTGGCGGAAGTGTACGGACCGGACCCGCAGCGGCGCTTGCAGCTCGCGGCGCAGATCAAGAAGATCTTCGAGCAATCGCCGGGCGTGGTGGACGTGGACTGGATGGTGGAGGACCCGCAGACGAAGTACGAGCTGGAGACAGACCTGGACAAGGCGGCGCTGCACGGCGTCTCTTCGGCGGTCGTGGCGCAAACGCTGCACATCGCGCTGAGCGGCGAAGAGGCGGGGCTGCTGCATGATGCGAAGTCCCGCGAGGATGTGCCCATCGAAGTGCGCCTCAGCCGCGGAGACCGCTCGAGCATCGAGGCGCTGGAGGATCTGCGTGTGGCGGGAGCAGACGGGCGGATGGTGGCGCTGCGCGACGTCACGCATCGCAGGAAGACCACCATCGACCGCAGCCTGTACCGCAAGAACCTGCGCGATGTGGTGTACATCATCGGCGACGTGGCCGGGGCGGAAGAGAGCCCGGTGTACGCGATCCTGGCGATGAACCAGGCCATCGAGAAGATCCAGCTGCCGGAGGGATACCGCGTGGAACGCTACACGGCCACGCAGCCGCCGAACCCCAACCGCTACGCGATGAAATGGGACGGCGAATGGCACATCACCTATGAAGTGTTCCGCGACCTGGGGCTGGCGTTCGCCGCGGTTCTGGTGCTGATCTACGTGCTGGTGGTGGGATGGTTTGGGTCTTTCAAGACACCGCTGGTGATCATGGCGCCCATTCCGCTGACGCTGGTGGGCATTTTGCCGGCGCACGCGCTGCTGGGGGCGTTTTTTACGGCGACCAGCATGATCGGATTCATCGCCGGCGCCGGGATCATCGTGCGCAATTCCATCATCCTGGTGGACTTCATCGAGCTGCGCCGCGCGCACGGGATGCCCCTGGAGCAGGCGGTGGTGGACGCCGGCGCGGTGCGTTTCCGCCCGATGCTGCTGACGGCGGCGGCGGTGGTGGTCGGCGCAAGCGTGATCCTCTTCGACCCCATCTTTCAGGGGCTGGCGATCTCCCTAATGGCCGGAGAGGTAGCCTCGACGCTGCTCTCGCGCATGACCGTGCCGGTGCTGTATTACCTGAGCCAGAAGGGGGCGCAGGCGTGA
- a CDS encoding DUF2892 domain-containing protein gives MNVERLLRLIAGAFVLASLALGYWVHPYWYLFTAFVGLNLFQSAFTNWCPMMTILRKLGVPESAGGRRETPAATRA, from the coding sequence ATGAACGTAGAACGTCTATTGCGGCTGATTGCGGGAGCCTTCGTGCTGGCATCGCTGGCGCTCGGCTACTGGGTGCATCCCTACTGGTATCTGTTCACGGCCTTCGTGGGGCTGAACCTGTTCCAGTCCGCGTTCACCAACTGGTGCCCGATGATGACCATCCTGCGCAAGCTGGGCGTGCCGGAGAGTGCCGGCGGACGCCGCGAAACTCCTGCGGCGACTCGCGCCTAG
- a CDS encoding MFS transporter gives MIPSASSAGPSSAALTRNQVRGFWASWGGWTLDGMDSFIYALVLVPSLRDLLPRSGIAATKGNIGYYGGLLFALFLIGWGLAFLWGPIGDKFGRVRTLMLTIVWYSLFTFLSALVSSVWQLAVLRLLAGIGIGGEWAMGGTFVAEEWPEERRRAGAGYMHTGYYVGIFLAALLNYAIGSRFGWRVMFAVGGLPALLLAWVRHGVAEPARWREKVDRFAVTQIEGVVRARAVLRPLAALFSRPWRRRTILNSLFMLVSICGLWAGTVYVPAAVTVLAEAAGRAGPQAAQLASRAIMLVSFATILGCLAMPWLAERFGRRGALAWYFALMLVFVALTFGKVFYLGAPALPWFFVCLFFLGLGGANFAVYTLWLPEQYPTECRASAFAFSTSFARFGGAGITFLVGAGVRHYGSLGTPVALTALAFAIGLLLVPFGAETRGQTLPG, from the coding sequence ATGATTCCGTCCGCCTCCAGTGCCGGGCCTTCTTCCGCCGCGCTCACGCGCAATCAGGTGCGCGGCTTCTGGGCCTCCTGGGGCGGCTGGACCCTCGATGGCATGGACTCCTTCATCTATGCCCTGGTGCTGGTTCCCTCGCTGCGCGACCTGCTTCCACGCTCCGGCATCGCCGCCACGAAGGGCAACATCGGGTACTACGGCGGGCTGCTTTTCGCGCTGTTTCTGATCGGCTGGGGGCTGGCTTTTCTCTGGGGTCCCATCGGAGACAAATTCGGGCGGGTGCGCACGCTGATGCTCACCATCGTGTGGTATTCGCTGTTCACCTTTTTGAGCGCGCTGGTCAGCAGCGTCTGGCAGCTTGCCGTGCTGCGGCTTCTCGCGGGCATCGGCATCGGCGGGGAATGGGCCATGGGCGGCACGTTCGTCGCGGAGGAATGGCCCGAGGAGCGCCGCCGCGCCGGCGCTGGGTACATGCACACCGGCTACTACGTCGGAATTTTTCTCGCGGCGCTGCTGAATTACGCCATCGGCAGCCGCTTCGGCTGGCGCGTCATGTTCGCCGTCGGCGGCCTGCCGGCGCTGCTCCTGGCCTGGGTGCGCCACGGCGTGGCGGAGCCGGCGCGCTGGCGGGAGAAAGTTGACCGCTTCGCGGTCACACAGATCGAGGGTGTGGTCCGCGCGCGGGCCGTCCTGCGTCCTCTGGCCGCGCTATTTTCCCGCCCGTGGCGCCGCCGCACGATCCTGAATTCGCTGTTCATGCTCGTTTCGATCTGCGGCCTGTGGGCGGGCACGGTCTACGTCCCGGCCGCGGTCACGGTGCTCGCGGAAGCCGCGGGGCGCGCCGGCCCGCAGGCGGCACAGCTGGCCTCGCGCGCCATCATGCTGGTCTCCTTCGCCACCATTCTTGGCTGCCTGGCCATGCCCTGGCTTGCCGAACGCTTTGGCCGGCGCGGCGCCCTGGCTTGGTATTTCGCGCTGATGCTGGTTTTCGTCGCGCTTACCTTCGGCAAGGTCTTCTATCTGGGCGCGCCGGCGCTTCCCTGGTTTTTCGTCTGTCTGTTCTTTCTCGGCTTGGGCGGGGCCAATTTCGCGGTCTATACGCTGTGGCTCCCGGAGCAATATCCGACGGAATGCCGCGCCAGTGCGTTCGCCTTTTCCACGTCGTTCGCGCGCTTCGGCGGTGCCGGCATCACGTTTCTGGTGGGGGCGGGAGTGCGGCACTACGGCTCGCTGGGTACTCCCGTGGCGCTCACCGCGCTGGCCTTCGCCATCGGTCTTCTCCTCGTCCCCTTCGGAGCGGAAACTCGCGGCCAGACGCTGCCCGGCTAG